ctggagagtgaaggctccagggacagctcagagCCTCTCCCGGTGCCTGagggggctccaggagagctggagagggatttgggacaagggatgcagggacaggacacagggaatggctccctcTGCtagagggcagggatggatgggatttgggatggattttttccctgtaagggtggggagctgggatggaattctcagagaagttgtggctgcctctggatccctggaagtgttcaaggtcaggctggatggtgGTTGGAGCAGactgggacagtgggaagtgtccctgccatggcaggggcgGCACTGGAAGAGCCTTAAGGTCgcttccacccaaaccattccacaacAGCACAGACTCAGAATTCCCAGTTTTGTCCAACCCACTGCCTTTCCCCAGCCAGACCCCTGTATATCCGTGTCCATCCAGGAGCTCAGACACTCCTTTGGCTCCTCTACTCCTCCAAACTCCAGAGTGAGGATCCGCTAAGCCCAGcccggctgccccacagcctcgGGGCAGACACGGATCCCAGAGCTCACAGCTGTGGCCCTGCTTGTCCCCCTAAGTCCCTAAATCCCTTACACCAGCTGTCTGCCAGGGGATGACGCTCTGGGAAAACCTTTTGTTCCCGATGGGCCCAAAGTCAGGAAAAGGATTTTATTCCTCTCTTTCAGAACCCAAAGCAGCTCCTTACAGGGTCATTGCCAAGTCTGTCCTGTCCTCGGAGATGGATGTGTCCTGGGAGCCTGTGGAGCAGGGAGAAATGACCGGAGTGCTTTTGGGATACGAGGTAGGAGATTCCAATGGGAATGGGGGACCCCAGCAAGGAAAATTCCCCCGGGTTATGTGAGGTGAAAGGAAACAGCATTTTGATTCCAGAGGTTGGGGGATAATTCTCCCACCACATGGTTCTaatggggctggcactgctctctCAGGAGAGATTAAAGGGAATCATCCCATTTTTCCTGCCTGCCTTTCCTGGGAGGCCTTGGCCTCATTCCTGGGCgcacacaaagcaaaacacatgGAAACAAACACCCAAAGTTCCTTCAGGGTGGGCTGATTTGGGATTTTCAGATCTCTCCTTCCTAAACCCATCCCGTCCTTTTCCACACAGATCCGGTACTGGAAGGACGGGGACAAGGAGGAGGCGGCTGACAGAGTGAGGACAGCGGGGCTGGTGACATCGGCCCATGTCACCGGCCTGAACCCCAACACCGACTACCACGTGTCAGTGCGAGCCTACAACCGGGCAGGGACCggcccccccagccctgccaccaacGTCACCACCGCGAGACCTCGTGAGTGAGCCCTGACCCCTCTGCCTTCCACAggatcccccaaaaccccccagacTTTGATCTTTTGATGTCCCCTGAATGGTGACAGCTCAGGGGATGGCTGGGACCAGCacagccttctcctcctccctccttgaTTTACCCAATCCTGTCTGGTTTTGCATCCCTCAGCACCAAAAAGGCCACCTGGGAACATCTCCTGGACCTTTTCCGGCTCCACAGTGAGCATCAAGTGGGACCCCGTGGTGGCCAAGGCAGACGAGTCGGCGGTGACGGGGTACAAGGTGAGGCCAGCGAGGCTGGGACTCTCCTGGAGGTGAGCCAAGGAAGTCACAGGGAATGGGAGCTCAGCATTCCCTGTTCCCACAGATGCTCTACAGGCAGGATTCCCACTCGGCCCCCACCTTGTACCTGGCCAGCAAGAGCCAGATCGacatccccatccctgaggATTTCACTCACGCCTTCGTCCAGATCAGGGTCACCGGGCCCGGCGGGGACGGGACTCCAGCAGAAGTTCACATCCTCAGGAACAGCGGTACCTGTGCTCCTCTGGCCACACCCACCCTGCTGACCACACCCCCTTCAACTGACCACACCCATCCATGTGCTCCTCTGACCACACCCACCCAGACCACACCCATTCAACTGACCACACCCATTCAACTGACCACACCCTCCAATATGTTCTTCCAGCCACACCTACCCCACTGACCACACCCATTCAACTGACCACACCCTCCAATGTGCTCTTCCAGCCACACCTGGCCCTCTGACCACACCCACACCATTGACCACACCCACTCCCCCTTCCAGGGCCACGGGTTTTAGGTTCAGATTTTGGAATTGGTAATTTCTGGAATTGGTCCTTTCTGGAATTGTTTTCTCCTGGAATCAGCCTTTAGTTCCCTTGTGCCATTCACTCACAGGAATTCTCCCCAAACCCATTCCAGCCTGACCCAGCTTTAGGATTTGCAGCCTCCAGGCCCCACAACTCCCAACTTCCCAAGAGTTACCACCTAAAAACCATTTAAGTTTTCCACCAAGAGTGAAACCCCATTTCTGTGGGGCCACAGCTCCATCGAGTTCCCCAAATCCAGGGGCAAATTCCCAGCACCCAcccccaaattcctgctcccagcactcccaggagTTTCACCAGCACCAAACacaccaaaaaccccacaaaacctcCCTTAATTCCCTATTCCCTGTTTTTTCCAGGGACGAGCATGATGGTGGAGGACTCAGGGATGAGGCCAGCGCCACATGTCGTGGTCGTCACCACCAACTCCCTGCTGATGGTGGCCCTGATCAGCTCCCTGGAGCTCTGACCTCGGCTCCTCCCTGTCCCATGGGAACAACGCAAATCCCATGGGAACAACACCAATCCCATGGGAAAAACACCAATCCCATGGGAACACCACCAAATTCCATGGGAACAACACCAATCCCATGGGAACAACACCAATCCCATGGGAACACCACCAAATTCCATGGGAACAACACCAATCCCATGGGAACAACACCAAATTCCATGGGAACAACACCAATCCCACTTCGGGGCAGCACCGCAGGGAGAGGATTGGAAGACCGGACCACGTGGTTGGAAGggaggaagaaattaaaaacagcttttctttttttttggttttgaggaACAAAAGCTTTCATACAAGACATGGGTCTCTTTAACTgattaaatgttttttaaggaaaacGAAGAAAACGAGGAATTCTCCGGGAATTCTGCAGCCAGCTGCCCCCGCCCTCACTGTATCCATAGGTTTTCTGCCTTACTGAAGCCATGTATGAGATAACCAGACTGCTAAATTTGACCTTTTTTTTAACTCTGTACAGTGAATTCCGTGGGGGGGACGGGGACTGAGGAGTTCAGGGAGCAGCATGTTCCACACCCATCCCACCACAGCCAGCTCGGAGCATTCGTGGGATGGGATTGATCCCTTTTCCCCACAAGAAAGAACCAAATCCTGCAGGAACCAGCCCAAGGAGAAAAACCCACGGGAGGGAcgagctctgccccagcctgaaaagctttttttactACTCTGGTGTTCActtgcagccccagcctggtgctTGTCTCAGCTGTGAGGTGCAAATTCCGTGTTTTCCCATATCCCACGTgcttttggggtggatttgtCACCTTGTTTGCCTCTTTGGGAAAAAGGGAACCTTTCCCAGAATCCTTAATTTGGGCAGCTCTGCCTAAAACCCGAGGTGTCAACAAATCCAATTTCAGAGGGGCttaaagaaggaatttttttaaaaaatgacaaaattaaaACAGGAATGGGAGACTCCAGGAAGCCACCACTGggacaagaaggaaaaattggACTCGGATTCATCTCCCTGCACTGAGAATTCACCCAGCCAAAATTCCAGGCTTGGACTGGGACTGCAAAGGCTGAGATGCAGCCAGGAAGAGGCTCTGGATTCCAGCTCCGACGGCTGCCGGACATCCCAAGGAAATTCTGGGATGCTGAGGAGCCCCCTCCACTCCAgaggctgggaaaagcaggaatgctGAGCTGAGCACCCACAGGACTGGCTGGGAATCGATGTTGCCTGTTGAAATCTCTGTCTCCCAGTAAAGCAGTTGACCAAAGTTAACGAGAATTGCTTGGTGTTGCTGCTGGTTCCATCCCAAGGCGGGTTTTAGGGCTTTTCCCTGGCTCTGATTCCTCAATCCCAGACAAAACCGTGCCAGCCTGGGCAATCCCAACCCTGGAATTTCCTGGCTGGGCCCTGATGGGCAGTTTTCCCTTTAAATGCCAATTTTCAGCCCAGGTGGTGGCAGGGAAATCCCTCTCCAgacagggcagctcaggctttGTTAAGCCCTGTTTTGGGCAGTCCCTTCTGCCATTCTGTAAATCCAGGGTTGGGAGAGCCACGGGGAGGGATCTGCACCTCCAAATCCAGCATTTGCACCTCGGGAAATGACAAAGATCTGCGTTTTTGGCTTGGAATCCTCCTTAAAACCTCTCAGGAGGTTCCTAAAATACAGCCCAGGGGTTAAGggtgtgcagggccagggagagAAGTGGAATTCGGGGGATTtggagggaggatggagagagggaaggatggagagagggaaggatgAAGGAATgatggagagagggaaaaatgaaGGATGGATGTAGAGAGGGAAGGATGCAAAGAAGGATGAGAAGGACGGAGAGAAGGAAGGATGAAGGATGGGAAGGATGGAGTGAAGGATGTAGAGAGGGAAGTTTGAAggacagagagagggaaggatGGAAAGAAGGATGAGAAGGACggagagaaggaaggatggaGTGAAGGATAGAGAGAGGGAAGTTTGAAGGatagagagaggaaaggagccCTGGCCAACCCCAGCCTCTGGTGATCCCAAAGGTCCCGGAGTTCAGAGCAGAGagacattttttcctaattttctgcCCTTTACAGTGGGAATTCATGGGCAGCGATTAAGAAAAGATTGTTTtgcagggagagaagggaaaaatgagGGATAAAAAGGGGTTTTACTTCCCTACTTGCACCAACCTCTGCTATTcctttttcattccttctcccttccttcccctaTTATGATAAACATCCCCCAAACCTTAATATCCCTTCAAAAATCAAAGAGAAccccctaaaaaaaaccccattaaagGCCCTTTGTGACAGCTGGACCCCAGTGGCCGTCCCAGCCCTCGGTCTCCAAATAAAAACTCCAATTATGGATTcattttccctgctctgagcatctGGCTCCCCTCAGAAATTACAAAACCCCGCAATCCAAAGATGAAGGAGATTTTTGGCTCCCGCTCTGACCccccccagcagagctggagctttCATCCCGCTGGATTTGGGAATCCCAGCTGGGCCCAAGACACTGAAATTTCCATGACAAAGAGCAGAGAGGCTCCTGCAGATGGGGCAGCTCTGGACCATTAACTCCCAGTCCGCTGTGATGGGTCATTCCCAATTTTTCCATGTTCAGGaggtgaaaaaaaccctctggGAATCAGCTCTGGGAAGTGCCTGgtttggttttcatttaaataaataaaattttttccctccatACCCATGTTTTTCGGTATCAAAGGATTTTTGTGTCATTCTGGTGAAAGGAAAAATCATGGACGACCCCAAGAATCCCATCCTGAATTCCTAATCCAGGCTCCAAAGTGgccaaaaatattaatttataaacTGTGTCTTTTGcaaataaattctaaatataTCATTGAATAGTTATGGGATCCATGGAACGTCCCGAGTTGGAAGGGGAGGATCACCAAAATCCAACTGTGGACAACCCAAAGAATCCCATTctgaattcctgaattcctAATCCAGGCTCCAAAGCAGCCAAAATATTCAATAATAAATATTGAATTAttgcaaataaattttaagtatCCCATTAAATAGTTATGGGATCCATGGAATGTCCACAATTGGAAGGAGAGGATCACCAAAATCCAGCTGTGGATTTTGGAAAGGGAGGATCACCAAAATACAATTGTGGATGACCCAAAGAATCCCATTCTTAATTCCTGAATTCTTAATCCAGGCTCCAAAGTGGCCAAAAGTATAAATGTATAAACTGTGTCTTTTgcaaataaatttcaaataGCCCGTTAAATAGTTATGGGATCCATAGAACGTCCACAATTGGAAGGGGAGGATCACCAAAATCCAACTGTGGACGACTTGAAGAATCCCATTCTGAATTCTTAATCCAGGCTCCAAAATAGCCAAAAATATTCAATAATAAGCTGTGTCTGTTGcaaataaattctaaatatcTCAATAAATACTgatgggatccatggaatgtcctgagttggaaggatcACCAAAACCCAACAATGGATGATCCCAAGATTCTCACCCTGAATTCCTGATCCTAACAAAGAGCCAAAGACGGGGAATTGCGTCAATCTCCGTTCATTTCTCGTGCTGCTCTTTTCCCGCAAAtcctgcccaggcagcagagcccaagGCCAAACACAGTCCCCATGATCACCCCGCTCCCAATTCCCAGCACGACCTCGGAAAACCACTGCTTCTCCCAAAAACGCTCCCGGCGCTCCCGGGGCCCCGTGGCGTTTTCTGGCACTTCCAACCCTTTGGccgccagctgctgctcccaagtCAGGGATTTCTCGAAGTCCAGATTCACCAGATCCCTGGGGATCACCCTGAGGCCGAAGTAGATCCTCTTGACGAGCTGGAAGGAGCTCAGCACCTGCACGTCGCAGCGGTAGGTGCCGGAATGCGACTCCAGCACCGGCGAGAAGCTCAGGGAACGGCTGGGATTGCTGAAGGGATGGAACAGGAGGTCGTTGGTGGTGATGAGCCCCCGGGCGAACTTCCAGGTGTAGCCGAAATTGGGTCCCTCCAGGCTGGCGGCGTCCTGGGAGAGGCAGGTGAGCTGGAGGGGTTTTCCCTCGGGAACGCTGAGGTGCTGCAGGCCGCAGATCCAATCGCTGAGGCAGCGCGAGCGCACCAGGGAGCAGTTGCGGTAATCCCCGGCCGGGCTGACCTcgcacagctgctcctgcttcaCGCCCAGCCCgcaggtgacactgcagggcgTGGAGTTCACCAGCACCATGGGCTTCAGCCTCAGCGGGATGGACTCCATGCCTGGCGGGAGAGTCACGTCCAATGCTGGTTCTGAGGGAGGCTCCGAGGGAAGCGCCGATCCCGATCTCGCTTCCGAGGGAAGCTCCAATCCCGATCTCGCTTCTGAGTGAAGCTCCGATCCCGATGGAGGCTCCAAGCCTGGTTCTGAGGGAAGCTCCGATCCCGATCTCGCTTCTGAGGGAAGCTCAGACCCCGGTACCAAGGGAAGATCCGATCCCAATCCCAGTTCCGAGCCTGGTTCCAAGGGAAGATCGGATCCCAATCCCAGTTCCGAGCCTGGTTCCAAGAGAAGATTGGATCCCAATCCCGGTTCCGAGGACAGTTCTGAGCCTGGTTCCAAGGGAAGCTCCAATCCTGCTCCTGAGGGAAGCTCTGATCTTGATCCCAAGGGAAGTTTTGATCTCACTCCCGAGGGAAGCTCCAATCCCGAGGGAAGCTCTGAGTCCGGTTCCAAGGGAAGCTCAGATCCTGCTCCCGAGGGAGGCTCTGATGCCGATCCTGAGGGAAGCTTCGATCCCGAGGGAAGCTTCGAGTACAATATCAAGGGAAGCTTTGAGTACAGTCTCAAGGGAAGCTTCGAGTACAGTCTCAAGGGAAGCTCTGACCTCGATCCCGAGGGAAGCTCTGATCCCGAGGGAAGCTTTGAGTGCAATCCCAAGGGAGGCTCTGATCCTGATCCCGAGGAACGCTCTGATCCGGATCCCAAGGGAAGCTCCAAGCCCATTTCCAAAGGAATCTCCATCCCCGGTTCCATGGGAAGCTCCATTCCCAGTTCCAAGGGAAGCACTGCTGGaatgcacagggcacacagcagGACCACCACGATGGggctctgctccatctcccaggtGCTTTTGTGTCTGGGTTCAGCACTCCGAACCCCCCGGAATCATTCCATGAATCTTCCAGGTCCTTCAGGATGTCCCTGACATCCCACCAGATCTAATCCTTCCACCTGGGAAAAATCCTCCCGGATGTGGAGCTGGAGGCACAAGTAAAAAAAGACATAGCAAGGCATTACTGGATCCAGCTGGGTGGGAATTCAAGGAATTCCATCGGGAATTCTCTTTGAACAGGACAGGAGGATGTTCTGATCCATTGGATCCAATCCAACTCTGCCCAAATTCCATCAGTTTTGGGCGTGTTCGGCAATTTCAGAGTGAAATTCTCTCCTCTCTGTAAGACTCCCATCATTATTTTTGATGGGTTTCATTTTGGATGGATTCCCACTGGAAAAGGAGCGGCTCCAGTTTCATTTTCCCACCAAACTCTGAATTTCCAGCAGGAATTACTGCTGGAATCTCCCAAATAATGgaggaaaccccaaaatcccaattccTCACGGAGGCCCTGTCCAAACCTCACTTATACAAACATATCCCAGTGTGGAGCACTCCCCAAATCCAACCCCAACATTCCAACCTCTCCTGGGGCTGATCCATGGAAATCCAGGGTGGTCTGAGCCTGGTGGGCTCTGGTCACTCCGTGTCCACACcaggccctggagctgttcCCATGGGAGCAGCTCTGATGTCACAGACGGGGCACAACAGCCCCAAACATTCCAAGGAAGAACCCTCAGGAAGGTCCAGCAAATCCTGAGGGCCCCAGAAGCTCTGGGTGAGGTTCTGGATGAAATTCCCAGCCTTGGAAGGAGCCACAGGAGTTGGGAGAGCTCTCAGAGCCCTCATTCCTGAGGGATCTGACCCCAAACCTTCACTGATTGATCCACAAGAATCATTCTCACGCTGCCATCCCAGGAAAACGTTCGGAGAGGAGAATCAGGTGGGATCATGAGGTGCTCAAGCATCCCAAAAAAATCATGCACTGCTGAAGTGTTCTTCCCTGGAAAATCCAGGTTTTTGGATGGAGGAACTCCCCAAGTTCTATGGAAACAAATAATGCACTGCTGAAGTGGTCTTCCCTGGAAAATCCGGGTTTTTGGATGGAGGAACTCCCCAAGTTCTATGGAATCATGTTCTCCATAGCTTCTGACCACAGTTTTATGGAAAAGGCATCCCATAATCAGAGTGTCCTGATGGGCATCCCTGGATTCCCACAGGGATTTGGGTTTGCTGAGTTCCTCTGCTTGTGATGAACATCTGGATCTATTTCCTTTCCTCACACTCCTCAAACTGAACTGAGGAATTCCCAAAGCTCCAGGAGGATTTTCCACCCCCAATcccccctggagctgccctcccctcccctctgtACTCAGGGATCTGGGAATTCCAGACtgctttgggtgggaagggacctcaaaccCCACCCATTCCACcatcccaggatgctccaaacctcgtccaacctggcctgggacattcCCTGGTCAGGAATTCCATTCCCTGAGCACTCAGGGTTTGGTTTTACTCCTCTCCCTTCACTAAAGCCAACAAAAAATAccctaaaacccccaaacacaGCGTGTTTGAAAGATTCCCAAATTCCAGCATGACAGGAACCCCCAACTATTCCATGGAAAAGCCAAGATTTACCCGTGGATTTTAGGAAATGGAAGGTACCTCTTTATTTACAAACACAGAACCACCACCGCTGTAGGAGCTGCTCCAATATTGTACAAAACCAGGGAATAAAATAAGGGTGGGAATaaatcaggaaataaaataaaataaaataaaataaggatgGGAATAACCAGGAAATAAAACAAggatgggaaaaaaagcaggaaatacaataaaataaggatgggaacaaagcaggaaataaaataaggGTGGGAATAAACCAGGAAAGAAGATAAGGATGGGAAtacagcaggaaataaaataaggatGGGAataaagcaggaaataaaataaagatggGAACAaagtaagaaataaaacagagatGGGAATAaggcaggaaataaaataaaataaggatgGGAAtaaccagggaaaaaaaaatgagaaca
This region of Ammospiza nelsoni isolate bAmmNel1 chromosome 23, bAmmNel1.pri, whole genome shotgun sequence genomic DNA includes:
- the TMEM81 gene encoding transmembrane protein 81, whose amino-acid sequence is MEQSPIVVVLLCALCIPAVLPSGMESIPLRLKPMVLVNSTPCSVTCGLGVKQEQLCEVSPAGDYRNCSLVRSRCLSDWICGLQHLSVPEGKPLQLTCLSQDAASLEGPNFGYTWKFARGLITTNDLLFHPFSNPSRSLSFSPVLESHSGTYRCDVQVLSSFQLVKRIYFGLRVIPRDLVNLDFEKSLTWEQQLAAKGLEVPENATGPRERRERFWEKQWFSEVVLGIGSGVIMGTVFGLGLCCLGRICGKRAAREMNGD